A single genomic interval of Streptomyces graminofaciens harbors:
- a CDS encoding alpha/beta hydrolase, whose amino-acid sequence MTSRTRRVLALALTVSATATALTAVTGPAAASPSPLLAWRPCAQPGGPAGQECAELPVPLDYRDPNGPRLTLAVSRLASERPQARRGTLLVIPGGPGGSGIRRLTQQGDSLRRELGGAYDIVSFDPRGVGGSTRAACGIPAEDRQLVTLRSWPASDGGIAANVARSRRTAEACVRNGGAVLRSLTTANEVRDIDRFRQALGEERLSAFGVSYGTYVGAVYAQKYPQRTDRWVLDSSGDPDPRRVARGWLANMARGAEDRFPDFATWAADPARDSMGLRLAERPEDVRPLFLSLAAELDRAPRETTTAGVPLTGNRLRQAMQTVLYNDASFPQLARLIRQVMDPEATPVLTPDVAGPMPDEDAAVTMAVVCNDVRWPASVAAYERAVAVDRGRYPLTAGMPVNITPCAFWKGAAVEKPTRITDEGPSNILMIQNRRDPSTPYSGALKMRAALGDRARLVTVERGGHGVYLGTGNACGDRVVTTFLVTGERPGRDLSCPGRP is encoded by the coding sequence ATGACATCCCGTACGCGACGCGTTCTCGCCCTGGCCCTCACCGTCTCGGCCACCGCCACCGCACTGACCGCCGTCACCGGCCCTGCGGCGGCCTCTCCTTCGCCCTTACTGGCCTGGCGCCCCTGCGCCCAACCCGGCGGTCCCGCCGGGCAGGAGTGCGCCGAACTGCCCGTACCGCTCGACTACCGCGACCCGAACGGCCCTCGACTCACCCTCGCTGTCTCCCGGTTGGCCAGTGAGCGGCCACAGGCGCGGCGGGGCACGCTGCTGGTGATCCCGGGCGGACCGGGCGGCTCCGGTATCCGGCGGCTGACCCAACAGGGGGACTCGCTGCGCCGGGAACTCGGGGGCGCGTACGACATCGTCAGCTTCGATCCTCGTGGGGTGGGTGGCAGTACGCGGGCGGCTTGCGGAATCCCGGCGGAGGACCGGCAGCTGGTGACGCTGCGGTCCTGGCCCGCGTCCGACGGGGGCATCGCCGCGAACGTCGCCCGGTCCCGGCGCACCGCCGAGGCCTGCGTCCGCAACGGCGGGGCGGTGCTGCGCAGTCTCACCACGGCCAACGAGGTGCGGGACATCGACCGTTTCCGGCAGGCGCTGGGTGAGGAGCGGCTGTCGGCGTTCGGGGTGTCGTACGGGACGTATGTGGGAGCGGTGTACGCGCAGAAGTACCCGCAGCGGACCGACCGCTGGGTGCTGGACAGCAGTGGGGATCCCGATCCGCGACGGGTCGCCCGGGGCTGGCTGGCAAACATGGCGCGGGGCGCGGAGGACCGCTTCCCGGACTTCGCGACGTGGGCCGCCGACCCGGCCCGGGACAGCATGGGGCTGCGGCTCGCCGAGCGGCCGGAGGACGTACGGCCGTTGTTCCTGTCCCTGGCCGCCGAGCTGGACCGGGCGCCGAGGGAGACGACGACCGCGGGTGTGCCGCTCACCGGGAACCGGCTGCGGCAGGCGATGCAGACCGTCCTCTACAACGACGCCTCGTTTCCGCAGCTGGCCCGCCTGATACGGCAGGTCATGGACCCGGAGGCGACACCGGTGCTGACACCTGACGTGGCCGGGCCGATGCCGGACGAGGACGCGGCGGTGACCATGGCGGTGGTCTGCAACGACGTGCGCTGGCCCGCGTCCGTGGCCGCGTACGAGCGGGCCGTGGCCGTGGACCGGGGGCGGTATCCACTCACGGCCGGGATGCCGGTGAACATCACGCCGTGTGCCTTCTGGAAGGGTGCGGCGGTCGAGAAGCCGACGCGGATCACCGACGAGGGGCCGTCCAACATCCTCATGATCCAGAATCGGCGGGACCCCTCCACTCCTTACTCCGGTGCCCTGAAGATGCGTGCGGCGCTCGGCGACCGGGCGCGGCTCGTCACGGTGGAGCGGGGCGGGCACGGCGTCTATCTGGGGACGGGCAACGCCTGTGGCGACCGGGTGGTGACCACATTCCTCGTCACGGGTGAGCGGCCCGGGCGGGATCTTTCCTGCCCGGGCCGACCGTGA
- a CDS encoding DeoR/GlpR family DNA-binding transcription regulator produces the protein MSENQNLLAEQRRALILDEVRRRGGVRVNELTRKLGVSDMTVRRDLDALARQGVVEKVHGGAVPVVEASTHEPGFEAKSGLELTAKEDIARAAAELVAPGSAIALSGGTTTYALAHRLVEVPDLTVVTNSVRVADVFHAAQRTSGPRQGAATVVLTGGVRTPSDSLVGPVADQAIAALHFDVLFLGVHGISVEAGLSTPNLAEAETNRRLVQSARRVVVVADHTKWGTVGLSSFAALEQVDTLVTDGGLAAQARAEIAEHLRRLVVAGDSEDVAEL, from the coding sequence GTGAGTGAGAACCAGAACCTCCTCGCGGAGCAGCGCCGCGCCCTGATCCTCGACGAGGTGCGGCGGCGCGGCGGGGTCCGTGTGAACGAACTGACCCGCAAGCTCGGTGTCTCCGACATGACGGTGCGCCGCGACCTGGACGCGCTCGCCCGGCAGGGCGTGGTCGAGAAGGTGCACGGCGGTGCGGTGCCGGTGGTCGAGGCGAGCACGCACGAGCCCGGTTTCGAGGCCAAGTCCGGGCTTGAGCTGACCGCCAAGGAGGACATCGCACGGGCCGCCGCCGAGTTGGTGGCGCCGGGTTCGGCGATCGCGCTGTCCGGCGGCACGACGACGTACGCGCTCGCGCACCGGCTCGTGGAGGTGCCCGATCTGACCGTGGTCACCAACTCGGTGCGGGTCGCCGATGTGTTCCACGCCGCGCAGCGCACGTCGGGCCCCCGGCAGGGTGCGGCGACGGTCGTGCTCACCGGTGGGGTGCGGACCCCTTCGGACTCCCTGGTGGGGCCCGTCGCCGATCAGGCGATCGCCGCGCTCCACTTCGACGTGCTGTTCCTCGGGGTGCACGGGATATCGGTCGAGGCCGGCCTTTCCACGCCTAATCTGGCCGAGGCCGAGACGAACCGGCGGCTCGTGCAGTCCGCCCGGCGGGTCGTCGTGGTCGCCGACCACACCAAGTGGGGGACGGTGGGGCTTAGTTCGTTCGCCGCACTGGAGCAGGTCGACACGTTGGTGACGGACGGAGGGTTGGCCGCGCAGGCGCGGGCGGAGATCGCCGAGCATTTGCGGAGGCTGGTGGTGGCCGGGGACTCGGAGGACGTCGCCGAGCTCTGA
- a CDS encoding PLP-dependent cysteine synthase family protein has translation MSTPPPPRPGETLDVDHSDPKYRTWLKEAVRKVQADANRSADTHLLRFPLPEQWGIDLYLKDESTHPTGSLKHRLARSLFLYGLCNGWIRPGRPVIEASSGSTAVSEAYFAKLIGVPFIAVMPRTTSAEKIRLIEFHNGQCHFVDDSRKMYEESARLAVETGGHYMDQFTYAERATDWRGNNNIAESVFRQLELERFPEPAWIVATAGTGGTSATIARYVHYMQYDTRICVADPENSCFFEGWTTGDPDVTCDCGSRIEGIGRPRMEPSFVPGAVDRMMKVPDAASVAAVRALEKAIGRKAGGSTGTGLWSALKIVAEMVSEGRRGSVVALLCDPGDRYLDKYYSDAWLAEQGLDIGPYTAVIESLLITGVWTAPR, from the coding sequence GTGAGCACCCCCCCGCCCCCCCGTCCCGGCGAGACCCTCGATGTCGACCACAGCGACCCGAAGTACCGCACCTGGCTGAAAGAGGCCGTCCGCAAGGTCCAGGCCGACGCCAACCGCTCCGCCGACACCCACCTCCTGCGCTTTCCGCTGCCCGAACAGTGGGGCATCGACCTGTATCTGAAGGACGAGTCGACGCACCCCACCGGCAGCCTCAAGCACCGCCTCGCCCGCTCCCTCTTCCTCTACGGCCTGTGCAACGGCTGGATCCGGCCCGGCCGCCCCGTCATCGAGGCGTCCAGTGGCTCCACGGCCGTCTCCGAGGCCTACTTCGCCAAGCTGATCGGCGTCCCCTTCATCGCCGTCATGCCGCGCACGACCAGCGCCGAGAAGATCCGCCTGATCGAGTTCCACAACGGACAGTGCCACTTCGTGGACGACTCCCGGAAGATGTACGAGGAGTCGGCCCGCCTCGCGGTAGAGACCGGCGGCCACTACATGGACCAGTTCACCTACGCCGAGCGGGCCACGGACTGGCGGGGCAACAACAACATCGCCGAATCCGTCTTCCGCCAGCTGGAGTTGGAGCGCTTCCCCGAGCCCGCCTGGATCGTCGCCACGGCCGGCACGGGCGGCACCTCCGCGACCATCGCGCGCTACGTCCACTACATGCAGTACGACACCCGCATCTGTGTCGCCGACCCCGAGAACTCCTGCTTCTTCGAGGGCTGGACCACCGGCGACCCGGACGTCACCTGCGACTGCGGCTCCCGTATCGAGGGCATCGGCCGCCCCCGTATGGAGCCCAGCTTCGTCCCCGGCGCCGTCGACCGCATGATGAAGGTCCCCGACGCGGCCAGCGTGGCCGCCGTGCGCGCCCTGGAGAAGGCCATAGGCCGCAAGGCGGGCGGCTCCACGGGCACGGGCCTGTGGAGCGCCCTCAAGATCGTCGCCGAGATGGTGTCGGAGGGGCGACGGGGGAGCGTGGTCGCACTTCTGTGCGACCCCGGAGACCGCTACCTGGACAAGTACTACTCGGACGCCTGGCTGGCGGAGCAGGGCCTGGACATCGGGCCGTACACGGCGGTCATCGAGTCACTGCTGATAACCGGGGTGTGGACAGCGCCCCGCTAG
- a CDS encoding ATP-binding protein, which yields MISQQSRQCTVELQALPSRIGQVRRIVSAQLRYWHLDPLIERAALGVTELLSNVHRHAEPDKMCTVEMELLLGRLTVSVHDNDPRLPVVQDADPTATSGRGLAMVAAVSETWGVRPHGESGKVVWFTLPASSPAVPKISPYDTGQVCDAGHRPTADTGHRPVVDAGHRPVVDAGHRPAARGRRSEHAPARSAVAG from the coding sequence GTGATCAGCCAGCAAAGCAGACAATGCACGGTCGAGCTCCAGGCTCTGCCGTCGCGGATCGGCCAGGTCCGCAGAATCGTATCTGCGCAGTTGCGCTACTGGCATCTGGATCCCTTGATAGAGCGGGCCGCGCTCGGTGTGACCGAGCTGCTGTCCAACGTCCACCGGCATGCCGAGCCGGACAAGATGTGCACCGTGGAGATGGAGTTGCTCCTCGGCCGGCTCACCGTCTCGGTGCACGACAACGACCCGCGGCTGCCGGTCGTCCAGGACGCGGACCCGACCGCCACCAGCGGGCGCGGGCTGGCCATGGTCGCCGCCGTCAGCGAGACCTGGGGCGTAAGGCCGCACGGGGAGTCGGGGAAGGTCGTGTGGTTCACGCTCCCGGCCTCCTCGCCCGCGGTACCGAAGATCTCGCCGTACGACACCGGACAGGTGTGCGACGCCGGGCACCGTCCCACGGCGGACACCGGGCACCGTCCGGTGGTCGACGCCGGGCATCGTCCCGTGGTCGACGCCGGGCACCGTCCCGCCGCGCGTGGACGCAGGTCCGAACACGCTCCCGCCCGGTCCGCCGTCGCAGGCTGA
- a CDS encoding SHOCT domain-containing protein, protein MQTLANWDGGPGPWILFFPLIWAAIVIGVVTLLRRTVWRGRRGPWRTTTDTGPSGDSPIAMLGRRFASGEIDEDEYWRRLSVLDEQFGRTGKGGGV, encoded by the coding sequence ATGCAGACCCTCGCGAACTGGGACGGCGGCCCCGGCCCCTGGATCCTCTTCTTCCCACTGATCTGGGCGGCGATCGTCATCGGCGTCGTCACCCTGCTGCGCCGCACCGTCTGGCGCGGCCGACGCGGACCGTGGCGCACCACGACCGACACCGGTCCGTCCGGCGACTCACCGATCGCCATGCTGGGCCGCCGCTTCGCCTCCGGAGAGATCGACGAGGACGAGTACTGGCGTCGCCTGTCCGTCCTGGACGAGCAGTTCGGCCGCACGGGCAAGGGTGGTGGGGTATGA
- a CDS encoding TetR/AcrR family transcriptional regulator has protein sequence MSTPERLIESTRELLWERGYVGTSPKAVLERSGAGQGSMYHHFKGKQDLALAAIRRTAEEMRASAEGILGGPGTPYERVEAYLRRERDVLRGCPIGRLTMDPEVIASDDLRAPVDETLDWLRERLAGIVEEGREQGEFPLSLDGEETAATIVATVQGGYVLARASGSPAAFDAAVRGLLALLRPAR, from the coding sequence ATGAGCACGCCTGAGCGTCTGATCGAGTCCACCCGTGAGCTGCTGTGGGAGCGCGGTTACGTGGGCACCAGCCCCAAGGCCGTCCTGGAACGCTCGGGTGCCGGGCAGGGCAGCATGTACCACCACTTCAAGGGGAAGCAGGACCTGGCCCTGGCCGCGATCCGCCGCACCGCCGAGGAGATGCGGGCCAGTGCCGAAGGCATCCTCGGTGGGCCCGGCACGCCGTACGAACGCGTCGAGGCGTATCTGCGGCGTGAGCGCGATGTGCTGCGCGGGTGCCCGATCGGGCGGCTCACTATGGACCCGGAGGTCATCGCGAGCGACGACCTGCGCGCACCCGTCGACGAAACCCTCGACTGGCTGCGGGAGCGGCTGGCCGGGATCGTCGAAGAAGGCCGGGAGCAGGGCGAGTTCCCGCTGTCGCTGGATGGAGAGGAGACCGCCGCCACGATCGTGGCAACCGTGCAGGGCGGATACGTCCTGGCCCGCGCGTCCGGCTCACCCGCTGCCTTCGACGCCGCCGTCCGGGGTCTGCTGGCCCTTCTCCGTCCCGCCCGTTAG
- a CDS encoding DUF4865 family protein, protein MHAMQYEITLPADYDMRVVRDRVAGRGHLLDGWEGLGLKAYLIRERGVDGSPVNQYAPFYLWNTVAGMNSFLWGGGFQGIVDDFGRPSVRQWTGVAHEEGGGTSARTAVRGRRRVPGGVRPAEVVEEAVRETARLASLDGAVLAAAAVDTSRWEIVHFSVWDHDEPKAEGEVFQVLYMNKPERELLPRGRHW, encoded by the coding sequence GTGCACGCGATGCAGTACGAGATCACTTTGCCCGCCGACTACGACATGCGGGTCGTCCGGGACCGGGTGGCCGGGCGCGGGCATCTGCTCGACGGCTGGGAGGGCCTCGGCCTCAAAGCGTATCTGATCCGTGAGCGGGGCGTGGACGGATCGCCGGTGAACCAATACGCGCCGTTCTATCTGTGGAACACGGTCGCGGGCATGAACTCCTTCCTCTGGGGCGGCGGTTTCCAGGGGATCGTCGACGATTTCGGGCGACCGTCGGTCCGTCAGTGGACGGGGGTGGCCCATGAGGAGGGCGGCGGCACTTCCGCGCGGACGGCCGTGCGGGGACGGCGCCGGGTGCCGGGCGGGGTACGGCCCGCCGAGGTCGTCGAGGAGGCGGTGCGCGAGACCGCGCGGCTGGCCTCACTGGACGGGGCGGTGCTCGCGGCGGCCGCCGTGGACACGAGCCGTTGGGAGATCGTCCACTTCTCGGTGTGGGACCACGACGAGCCCAAGGCCGAGGGCGAGGTCTTCCAGGTGCTGTACATGAACAAGCCCGAACGCGAGCTGCTGCCGCGGGGCCGCCACTGGTGA
- a CDS encoding DUF1272 domain-containing protein translates to MALEMRDRCERCETAALPADGPARICSYECTFCVPCGEAMRDVCPNCGGELVARPRRAAAS, encoded by the coding sequence ATGGCACTGGAGATGCGTGACCGCTGCGAGCGGTGCGAGACGGCGGCACTGCCGGCCGACGGGCCCGCCCGTATCTGCTCCTACGAGTGCACCTTCTGTGTGCCGTGCGGCGAGGCCATGCGGGATGTATGTCCCAACTGCGGTGGGGAGCTGGTTGCGAGACCGCGCCGCGCTGCCGCCTCGTAG
- a CDS encoding ketol-acid reductoisomerase produces MTSTTTTTTSSTYDSRVFSLETMTVPDGTETILRGGRHLFPLLPQAFAGVRRIGVIGWGPQGRAQARNLRDSLTGTDITVTVGLRPGSASAADARAHGFTEADGTLGDWLAVTADSDLVILLIADAALAAHHQEIFAALKPGATIGLSHGFLLGHLRETGGDFPPGHGVIAVCPKGMGDSVRRLYEQGAEINGAGINSSYAVHADPDGHATDRALAWSVALGSPYTFRTTLESEYLSDIVGERAILLGAVHGIVESLYSRYRLAGDDETTAYERSCENVTGPIARTISRAGIRAVRENLDPAGRDVFDRVYTATYTPAREIVAEIYDEVADGTELRSVILAERRLGARPMSEIGGSPMWSAGDRVRARRGERELPVDPFTAGVFVATMTAQIDEFAERGHPWSEIVNESVIEAVDSLLPYMHARDVAHMVDNCSRTARLGARRWGPRFQAAYAQIAYPAAEHPADQALLTAFDTHPAHEALAAAAKLRPSVDISVTAQPK; encoded by the coding sequence ATGACCTCGACGACCACGACCACGACCTCGTCCACGTACGACTCCCGTGTCTTCTCCCTCGAAACGATGACCGTCCCCGACGGCACCGAGACCATCCTCCGCGGCGGCCGCCATCTCTTCCCACTGCTGCCCCAGGCCTTCGCCGGCGTGCGCCGCATCGGCGTCATCGGCTGGGGTCCGCAAGGCCGCGCCCAGGCCCGCAACCTGCGCGACTCCCTCACCGGCACCGACATCACCGTCACCGTCGGCCTGCGCCCCGGCTCCGCCTCGGCCGCCGACGCCCGCGCCCACGGCTTCACCGAGGCGGACGGCACCCTCGGCGACTGGCTCGCCGTCACGGCGGACAGCGACCTCGTCATCCTCCTCATCGCGGACGCCGCGCTCGCCGCCCACCACCAGGAGATCTTCGCCGCGCTGAAGCCCGGCGCCACGATCGGCCTCTCCCACGGCTTCCTGCTCGGCCACCTCCGCGAAACCGGCGGCGACTTCCCGCCCGGGCACGGCGTGATCGCCGTCTGCCCCAAGGGCATGGGCGACTCGGTGCGCCGCCTCTACGAACAGGGCGCGGAGATCAACGGCGCCGGGATCAACAGCAGCTACGCCGTCCACGCCGACCCCGACGGCCACGCCACCGACCGCGCCCTCGCCTGGTCGGTCGCGCTCGGCTCGCCGTACACCTTCCGCACCACGCTGGAGAGCGAGTACCTCTCCGACATCGTCGGCGAGCGCGCGATCCTGCTCGGCGCCGTCCACGGCATCGTCGAGAGCCTGTACAGCCGCTACCGCCTCGCCGGGGACGACGAGACGACGGCGTACGAGCGCTCCTGTGAGAACGTCACCGGCCCGATCGCCCGCACCATCTCCCGCGCCGGTATCCGGGCGGTGCGCGAGAACCTGGACCCGGCCGGCCGGGACGTCTTCGACCGCGTGTACACGGCGACGTACACACCCGCCCGCGAGATCGTCGCCGAGATCTACGACGAGGTCGCCGACGGCACCGAACTGCGCAGCGTGATCCTGGCCGAAAGACGGCTCGGCGCCCGTCCGATGAGCGAGATCGGAGGTTCGCCGATGTGGTCCGCGGGCGACCGGGTGCGCGCCCGGCGTGGAGAGCGCGAACTGCCCGTCGACCCGTTCACCGCCGGGGTGTTCGTCGCCACGATGACGGCCCAGATCGACGAGTTCGCCGAGCGGGGCCACCCCTGGTCAGAGATCGTCAACGAGTCCGTCATCGAGGCGGTCGACTCCCTGCTGCCGTACATGCACGCCCGGGACGTCGCCCACATGGTCGACAACTGCTCCCGTACGGCCCGCCTCGGCGCCCGCCGCTGGGGCCCGCGCTTCCAGGCCGCATACGCGCAGATCGCCTACCCGGCCGCCGAACACCCGGCGGACCAGGCCCTGTTGACGGCCTTCGACACCCACCCCGCCCACGAGGCCCTGGCCGCGGCGGCCAAGCTCCGCCCGTCCGTGGACATCTCCGTGACGGCCCAGCCGAAGTGA
- the ilvY gene encoding HTH-type transcriptional activator IlvY, whose product MRDDHRELRLFLHLAQTLNFGRTSLDCHVSAATLTRTVQRLEADLGHRLFDRGPRGVSLTAEGHRFRAYAGQALELWRAYREEHPDPAELTGRLAVFATVTACQVLLPDLLAPFRAAHPQVRLDLRTGDAAAALARLDEGEVDVAVAGVPQRLPEPLVSRTVAVTDLVFVTARERGDGGLDGPFVLPHRGLVREAADRWFRRRGVRPVVAAEPDGHEGLLTLVALGCGTGVVPRLVLDHSAVRERVAVVPVDVPPEPFPIGLCVRRVDLRRPLVAALWSLAGGSA is encoded by the coding sequence ATGCGCGACGATCATCGGGAGCTGCGGCTTTTCCTGCATCTGGCGCAGACGCTGAACTTCGGGCGGACCAGTCTCGACTGCCATGTCAGCGCGGCGACGCTGACGCGGACCGTGCAGCGACTGGAGGCCGATCTCGGGCATCGGCTGTTCGACCGGGGGCCGCGTGGGGTGTCGCTGACGGCGGAAGGGCATCGGTTCCGTGCGTACGCCGGCCAGGCGCTGGAGTTGTGGCGGGCCTACCGCGAGGAGCATCCGGATCCGGCCGAACTCACCGGGCGGCTGGCCGTGTTCGCGACGGTGACCGCGTGTCAGGTGCTGTTGCCCGACCTGTTGGCGCCGTTTCGTGCGGCGCACCCTCAAGTTCGGCTCGATCTGCGGACCGGGGACGCGGCGGCCGCGTTGGCCCGGCTCGACGAGGGGGAGGTGGATGTGGCGGTGGCGGGGGTGCCGCAGCGGCTGCCGGAGCCGCTGGTCAGTCGGACCGTGGCGGTGACGGATCTGGTGTTCGTGACGGCGCGGGAACGGGGGGATGGCGGGCTGGACGGGCCGTTCGTGTTGCCGCATCGGGGGCTGGTGCGGGAGGCGGCCGATCGCTGGTTTCGGAGGCGGGGAGTTCGGCCTGTGGTCGCTGCGGAGCCCGATGGGCATGAAGGGTTGTTGACGTTGGTGGCGTTGGGGTGTGGGACGGGGGTGGTGCCGCGGCTGGTGCTGGATCACAGCGCGGTGCGGGAGCGGGTGGCTGTGGTGCCCGTGGATGTGCCTCCTGAGCCGTTTCCGATCGGGTTGTGTGTGCGGCGGGTCGATTTGCGGCGGCCGTTGGTGGCTGCGTTGTGGAGTCTTGCGGGTGGCTCCGCCTGA
- a CDS encoding ROK family protein, protein MDGKAAPKAAGEGTTRTRLDRGRGALGPALELVHTGRAPTRAVLTAELGVTRATAGAVAAELEALGLIRVDAHPGAAAGSQGRPSHRLEVAEEGPVALAAQVHADGWRAALVGLGGRIVATAPGCETVDADPAKVLGSVVDAAAELLRETGRRCVGAGLAVPSAVAEPEGLALNPLHLAWPAGAPVREIFAERVRAAGIEGPAFAANDVNLAALAEHRHGAGRGARHLLCVATGHRGVGGALVLDGRLHSGSSGLALEVGHLTVNPEGRPCHCGSRGCLDVEADPLAFLTAVGPAPGPEVSLLQQSNDLIRTRYTDPAVRTATETLIDRLGLGLAGLVNILNPDRIILGGLHRTLLDADPDRLRAVVADRSLWGRSGVVPIFACTLDHNSLVGAAELAWQPVLDDPLGALA, encoded by the coding sequence ATGGACGGGAAGGCGGCCCCCAAGGCGGCGGGCGAAGGGACGACACGGACGCGGCTGGACCGGGGGCGGGGGGCGCTCGGGCCCGCACTGGAACTCGTACACACCGGGCGGGCGCCCACCCGGGCCGTGCTCACCGCCGAGCTGGGTGTCACCCGCGCCACCGCGGGCGCCGTGGCCGCCGAGCTGGAGGCACTGGGCCTGATCAGGGTCGACGCGCACCCGGGCGCCGCCGCCGGCTCCCAGGGCCGCCCCTCGCACCGCCTCGAAGTCGCGGAGGAGGGACCGGTCGCCCTCGCCGCCCAGGTCCACGCCGACGGATGGCGGGCGGCCCTCGTCGGCCTCGGCGGACGGATCGTCGCCACCGCGCCCGGCTGCGAGACCGTCGACGCCGACCCGGCGAAGGTCCTCGGCTCGGTCGTCGACGCCGCCGCCGAGCTGCTGCGCGAGACGGGCCGCCGCTGCGTGGGCGCGGGCCTCGCCGTCCCGTCGGCGGTCGCCGAACCGGAGGGCCTGGCACTGAACCCCCTCCACTTGGCCTGGCCCGCAGGCGCCCCTGTCCGAGAGATCTTCGCCGAACGCGTACGAGCGGCAGGCATCGAAGGCCCGGCGTTCGCCGCCAACGACGTCAACCTGGCCGCCCTCGCCGAGCACCGGCACGGCGCCGGCCGGGGCGCCCGTCACCTGCTCTGCGTGGCCACCGGACACCGGGGCGTCGGCGGTGCGCTGGTCCTCGACGGCCGTCTGCACAGCGGTAGTTCAGGCCTGGCACTGGAGGTCGGACACCTCACGGTCAATCCCGAGGGCCGCCCCTGCCACTGCGGCAGCCGCGGCTGCCTGGACGTCGAGGCGGACCCCCTGGCCTTCCTCACGGCGGTCGGCCCGGCCCCCGGCCCCGAGGTGTCGCTGCTCCAGCAGTCCAACGACCTCATCCGCACCCGGTACACCGACCCGGCCGTCCGCACCGCCACCGAAACCCTCATCGACCGCCTGGGCCTGGGCCTCGCGGGCCTGGTCAACATCCTCAACCCCGACCGCATCATCCTCGGCGGCCTCCACCGCACCCTCCTCGACGCCGACCCCGACCGCCTGCGCGCCGTAGTGGCCGACCGCAGCCTCTGGGGCCGCAGCGGCGTCGTCCCGATCTTCGCCTGCACGTTGGACCACAACAGCCTGGTGGGCGCGGCGGAACTGGCTTGGCAGCCGGTACTGGACGACCCGTTGGGGGCGTTGGCGTGA
- a CDS encoding alpha-ketoglutarate-dependent dioxygenase AlkB family protein, with protein MDAELFPRGRTEIAPGAVHVPDWLDAARQRRLLDACRTWARPPAGLRTVRTPGGGTMTARQVCLGRHWYPYGYARTAVDGDGAPVKPFPDWLGELGRSAVTDALGPAEATEPYDIALINFYDADARMGMHRDSDEKSDAPVVSLSLGDTCVFRFGNTGSRARPYTDVELRSGDLFVFGGASRQAYHGVPRVHAGTAPPELGLTGRLNVTLRVSGFGTG; from the coding sequence ATGGACGCCGAGTTGTTCCCGCGCGGCCGCACGGAGATCGCGCCCGGTGCGGTGCACGTGCCGGACTGGCTGGACGCGGCACGGCAGCGGCGACTCCTGGACGCCTGCCGTACATGGGCCCGCCCACCCGCCGGCCTCCGCACGGTCCGCACCCCCGGCGGCGGCACGATGACCGCCCGCCAGGTCTGCCTCGGCCGGCACTGGTACCCGTACGGCTACGCCCGCACGGCCGTCGACGGCGACGGGGCACCCGTGAAGCCGTTCCCGGACTGGCTGGGCGAGCTGGGCCGGAGCGCGGTCACCGACGCGCTGGGCCCGGCGGAGGCCACCGAGCCCTACGACATCGCTTTGATCAACTTCTACGACGCCGACGCCCGCATGGGCATGCACCGTGACAGCGACGAGAAGTCGGACGCGCCGGTGGTGTCGCTGAGCCTCGGCGACACCTGCGTCTTCCGCTTCGGCAACACGGGGTCGCGGGCGCGGCCGTACACCGACGTGGAGCTGCGCAGCGGTGATCTGTTCGTGTTCGGCGGGGCGTCCCGGCAGGCCTACCACGGCGTGCCGAGGGTGCACGCGGGGACGGCGCCGCCCGAGTTGGGCCTGACCGGACGGCTGAACGTCACCCTCCGGGTGAGCGGCTTCGGCACCGGCTGA